One genomic segment of Drosophila willistoni isolate 14030-0811.24 chromosome 2R unlocalized genomic scaffold, UCI_dwil_1.1 Seg200, whole genome shotgun sequence includes these proteins:
- the LOC6641570 gene encoding immunoglobulin domain and leucine-rich repeat-containing protein 2 → METISQISLILIVVCLVVQQTSADCISTYSSIESSSTSDSEQFNHHHRQLKTRPRTWQEHEFSLLGYKFHLPFVGHAVDTDLDDSDSDESLWLDELTDEQTDSREIDEDQNVLDTTSSSQLTIDPLTSKFKLSCERINIVSINRELLAKRSISYHQIRLRYVQADGSNPLQLQQYESLKDFRWLESDLKDSTLAKLLQKQPQGFEYVERLDLSENQLECLQWADSPSSMRRLKVLKMSGNRLANCSLNQLQNMNHLEELHLDRNQLRELPLHFVGHLSELRLLNLSQNLLTELPRDIFEGALKLERLYLSGNRLTVLPFQLFHTARSLQLLDLSENWLLSFPDNFFSPNGPLKQLHLQRNHLRSIGKHSLYNLHHLKQLDLSQNSLSQIDRKAFESLNHLLALNISGNNLTGLSSIIFQPLPALKQLDLSRNQFKQLPSGLFQMQRSLVLLRIDQTPLEQLSNWISRTDESLIDPQILRHLRYLSMQQNHQLTHLPSTLFANARNLRELLLAESGLQALPQQISGLTRLQRLSVRGNNLASLHEGLKELAHLRYLNILNNEYQCDCSMYWLNDWLTNSNTSLRSPSSNQGPPLASYETIDNQIDLLKCQYGYPGDMLRVLSNLNCSVPVVRQFSEPKMHKLHSTAKLECQISGSPVPDILWVTPRNTILRHHADPDKRPIIIESDRDDPRPISKFELAALMDESYVQKHNLSRQQNSMVGQRLVLVENGSLLVHNISRIDSGLYTCIAFNVMGKSSAGLRLYIDPIVFYRVKIGSLLAGTALASSFLFLTLIVQGIRSCLSRCGFCQRFYCCANRNKKSPRARQIYAMLDSIESYKSQQLERLRENYAQQVHRIRENCAQQVEWIQSSYTTQAKHIKEFRDMGSNHLTALKDQYYDQVKKVRDYSTGQLSWVRENYVFQRNKIRKFSAHQVLRLREGYKYQQQTLNKVLENLPSFYFENCRGRCEEDIAEDIDCYFKSQLDFAGAKELNIQKIKARLAVANNSTSKASIYYTPPDDLDDPLRSSRLNLQTSPIHINYIDENLDQQKQLEHDFKMDPLLLLYNTPRLYLNPEGASSSNQAAAMAAAVALANYASIEDNNHHSGHEDLDRDHQDQQQELLPLGDTTTEDVRNSRSCPAIYKVSKQSDGSTLHELLTKDREPQHLNPMDESSLTTSPPATKLNIILDEQQQS, encoded by the exons ATGGAAACAATATCCCAGATTTCCCTGATATTGATTGTCGTTTGTCTAGTTGTGCAACAGACATCCGCTGATTGCATATCAACCTATAGCAGCATCGAGAGTAGCAGTACTTCGGATTCCGAGCAAttcaatcatcatcatcgacagTTAAAGACCAGGCCAAGGACATGGCAGGAGCATGAGTTCTCGCTGCTGGGCTATAAATTCCATTTGCCATTTGTGGGGCATGCAGTGGACACGGATTTGGATGATAGTGACAGTGACGAAAGTTTGTGGCTGGATGAATTGACTGATGAGCAAACTGATAGTCGAGAGATTGATGAAGACCAAAATGTATTGGACACCACATCTAGCAGTCAGTTAACCATAGATCCATTAACtagtaaatttaaattgagttgTGAACGAATTAACATCGTGTCAATCAATAGAGAATTGTTGGCCAAAAGAAGCATCTCTTATCATCAAATTAGGCTGCGGTATGTTCAAGCCGATGGGTCCAATCCTCTCCAGCTGCAGCAATATGAGAGTCTTAAAGATTTTCGCTGGCTTGAGAGTGATTTAAAAGATTCCACCCTGGCCAAGTTGCTCCAAAAGCAACCTCAGGGCTTTGAGTATGTGGAGAGATTGGATCTTAGCGAGAATCAATTGGAATGCCTACAATGGGCAGACTCTCCATCATCGATGCGACGCCTGAAAGTACTTAAAATGAGTGGCAATCGTTTGGCCAATTGCAGTTTAAATCAATTGCAAAATATGAATCATTTGGAAGAATTGCATTTGGATAGAAATCAGTTAAGAGAGCTGCCTTTGCATTTTGTTGGCCATCTCAGTGAGTTGCGTCTACTGAATCTTAGTCAGAATCTGTTAACTGAACTGCCACGTGATATATTTGAAGGAGCATTGAAACTGGAGCGTCTTTATTTATCTGGAAATCGCTTGACCGTCTTACCCTTTCAGCTCTTTCATACGGCACGCAGCTTGCAATTGCTTGATCTCAGCGAAAATTGGTTGCTCTCCTTTCCCGATAACTTCTTCTCGCCGAATGGTCCGCTAAAGCAATTACATTTACAGCGTAATCATTTGCGTTCAATTGGCAAGCATAGTCTATACAATTTGCATCATCTAAAGCAATTGGATCTTTCACAGAATTCCTTAAGCCAGATTGATCGCAAGGCTTTTGAGTCATTGAATCATCTACTGGCCCTCAATATCTCCGGCAACAATCTAACCGGACTGTCCTCCATCATCTTCCAGCCACTGCCTGCCCTCAAGCAATTGGATCTCAGTCGGAATCAGTTCAAGCAATTACCTTCGGGGTTATTTCAAATGCAACGATCTTTGGTTTTGCTGCGTATTGATCAGACACCTTTGGAGCAATTATCCAATTGGATATCCCGGACAGATGAATCATTAATCGATCCCCAGATATTGCGACATCTGCGTTATCTCTCGATGCAGCAAAATCATCAACTTACCCATTTGCCGAGTACCCTGTTTGCCAATGCTCGCAATTTGCGTGAACTTTTGCTTGCGGAGAGCGGTCTTCAGGCCTTGCCCCAGCAAATCTCTGGCCTTACACGTCTACAGCGTCTTTCGGTGCGGGGCAATAATCTGGCCTCATTGCACGAGGGACTGAAAGAACTTGCCCATTTGCGTTATCTCAACATATTGAACAATGAGTATCAATGCGATTGCAGCATGTATTGGCTAAATGACTGGTTAACCAATTCAAATACCAGCTTGCGTTCACCCAGCTCCAATCAGGGACCACCATTGGCGTCATATGAGACAATTGACAATCAGATTGATTTGTTAAAATGTCAATATGGATATCCGGGTGACATGTTGCGTGTATTAAGCAACCTTAATTGTTCAGTGCCTGTGGTTAGGCAATTCTCTGAGCCAAAAATGCATAAACTTCACTCCACAGCCAAATTGGAGTGCCAAATTTCGGGCAGTCCAGTGCCAGATATACTTTGG GTAACACCGCGCAACACTATATTGCGTCATCATGCCGATCCCGATAAGCGACCCATAATCATTGAGAGCGATCGAGATGATCCTCGTCCTATAAGTAAATTCGAGCTGGCTGCCCTTATGGACGAGAGTTATGTGCAAAAGCATAACTTGAGTCGACAACAGAATTCGATGGTGGGCCAACGTTTGGTTCTGGTGGAGAATGGTTCACTGTTGGTCCACAACATTTCACGTATTGATAGTGGCCTTTACACTTGCATTGCCTTCAATGTCATGGGCAAATCATCAGCGGGCCTTag ACTCTATATCGATCCTATAGTATTTTATCGTGTGAAAATTGGTAGCTTATTGGCTGGCACTGCTTTGGCCAGCAGTTTCCTTTTTCTCACCTTGATTGTTCAGGGAATTCGAAGTTGTCTCTCCCGTTGTGGCTTTTGTCAGCGTTTCTATTGCTGTGCCAATCGGAATAAGAAATCACCAAGGGCTCGTCAAATCTATGCCATGTTGGACAGCATTGAGAGCTATAAGAGTCAACAATTGGAACGTCTGCGTGAGAATTATGCCCAGCAAGTGCATCGCATTCGTGAGAATTGTGCCCAGCAAGTGGAATGGATTCAAAGTAGCTATACCACCCAGGCCAAACATATTAAAGAGTTTCGTGATATGGGTTCAAATCATTTGACTGCTCTCAAGGATCAATATTATGATCAGGTTAAGAAAGTACGCGATTATTCCACTGGCCAATTAAGCTGGGTGCGTGAGAACTATGTCTTCCAGCGCAATAAGATCAGGAAATTTAGTGCCCATCAAGTCTTACGTCTGCGTGAGGGCTACAAGTACCAACAGCAGACACTAAACAAAGTGCTGGAGAATTTACCCAGTTTTTATTTCGAAAATTGTCGCGGACGCTGTGAGGAGGACATAGCTGAGG ACATAGACTGCTACTTCAAAAGCCAATTGGACTTTGCTGGTGCAAAGGAGTTGAATATACAGAAGATCAAAGCACGCCTGGCTGTGGCCAATAATTCGACTAGCAAAGCTTCCATCTATTATACACCACCAGATGATCTTGATGATCCGTTGCGTAGTTCGCGTCTCAATTTGCAAACTTCACCCATTCACATCAATTACATTGATGAGAATCTCGATCAGCAGAAGCAATTGGAGCACGATTTTAAAATGGATCCTCTTCTCCTGTTATATAATACGCCGCGCCTTTACCTGAATCCCGAGGGAGCAAGTAGCAGTAATCAGGCGGCGGCCATGGCGGCAGCTGTTGCTTTAGCCAATTACGCCAGCATTGAGGATAACAATCATCATAGCGGGCATGAGGATCTAGATCGAGATCATCAGGATCAGCAGCAAGAACTGTTACCCCTTGGAGATACAACGACTGAAGATGTTAGAAACTCTCGTTCATGTCCGGCCATCTATAAGGTGTCCAAGCAGAGTGATGGTAGTACTTTACATGAATTGCTGACCAAGGACAGAGAACCGCAGCATCTGAATCCCATGGATGAGTCATCATTGACCACATCTCCTCCGGCCACAAAGCTAAACATAATCCTAGACGAACAGCAACAGTCCTGA
- the LOC6641569 gene encoding radial spoke head 1 homolog, translated as MSISDMSEESDLSYPDEEDSGPNIGLYVGGRNAAGQRHGRGWAILPNGDQYDGNYRKGRRHGIGLYVFKNGSRYYGQYRCGKRCGRGIFIYPDGSVYEGNWRKHMKHGKGRYNYVNGDCYSGDWFKGQRHGVGIYSFNTNKDNCCLSVRLKSTWNSNTRMGPFELYIGNDDKCTILHGIWDTQYPSGPAVFSFNNRYLLLGYFLPNNFSLKATASNENMQGEDEMGQMEDEEGNPMPMEPTHWFAQEIAVYDYALLPQEPVPLPISDSELSVCSLSTMPSMLSEEKISYFDEGEEGEGEGELECHPCECETDISEVETDSEPCKIDASPCAIEVLNQKCPNV; from the exons ATGAGTATTTCGGATATGTCAGAAGAGTCGGATTTGTCGTATCCCGACGAGGAGGATTCAGGACCTAATATAGGT CTCTATGTAGGCGGACGTAATGCCGCTGGACAACGTCATGGTCGCGGTTGGGCAATTTTACCCAATGGTGATCAATATGATGGAAATTATCGCAAGGGACGACGTCATGGCATTGGTctttatgtatttaagaatgGCTCACGCTACTATGGACAGTATCGTTGTGGCAAACGATGTGGGCGTGGCATATTCATCTATCCCGATGGTTCTGTTTACGAGGGAAATTGGCGCAAGCATATGAAACATGGCAAGGGACGCTATAATTATGTGAATGGCGATTGTTATTCGGGCGATTGGTTCAAGGGTCAACGTCATGGTGTGGGCATCTATAGCTTCAATACCAACAAGGATAACTGCTGTCTGTCCGTACGACTGAAATCAACATGGAATAGCAACACACGAATGGGTCCATTCGAACTTTACATTGGCAACGATGATAAGTGCACCATTCTGCATGGCATCTGGGACACTCAGTATCCCTCTGGACCAGCCGTATTCAGTTTCAATAATCGTTATCTACTTTTGGGCTATTTCCTGCCCAATAATTTCAGTTTGAAGGCCACAGCTTCGAATGAAAATATGCAAGGTGAAGATGAAATGGGCCAAATGGAGGATGAAGAGGGCAATCCAATGCCAATGGAACCAACACATTGGTTTGCCCAAGAGATTGCCGTCTATGATTATGCACTATTGCCGCAGGAGCCAGTGCCCTTGCCCATTTCCGATTCAGAGCTTTCCGTCTGCTCGCTGTCCACTATGCCCAGCATGCTCAGCGAGGAGAAGATCAGCTACTTCGATGAGGGAGAGGAGGGCGAGGGCGAGGGAGAATTGGAGTGCCATCCTTGTGAGTGTGAGACTGATATTAGCGAGGTTGAGACCGATAGTGAGCCATGCAAAATCGATGCCAGTCCCTGTGCCATCGAGGTGCTCAATCAGAAATGTCCCAATGTTTGA
- the LOC6641792 gene encoding UDP-N-acetylglucosamine--dolichyl-phosphate N-acetylglucosaminephosphotransferase, with amino-acid sequence MSATAIAINAALSTAAYCMTVRMIPRFRGMFIKANLFGKDLCKKDQPQVPESYGVVIGCVFLVSMFIFIPVPFAFDEAAATDAVTGGKPDTFPHDKFVELIAALLSICCMIFLGFADDVLDLRWRDKLLLPTIATLPLLMVYYVNYNSTTVIMPNFARFLLGTSVNIGPLYYVFMGMLAVFCTNAINILAGINGLEVGQSLVIAGSVLVFNLIELSLGHQVESHAFSIYFMLPFFATSLALWKFNRYPSQVFVGDTFCYFAGMTFAVVGILGHFSKTLLLFFLPQILNFLYSTPQLFHFVPCPRHRLPKYDSKSDLLHISTTEFKLEELNPLGRLMVTILRKLKLISWQEVSTDGLVRTNNFTLINFVMVLFGPTHERVVTQILMGFQVLCTLMALIIRYPLANYFYTETSR; translated from the exons ATGTCGGCAACTGCAATAGCCATAAATGCGGCACTATCCACCGCGGCGTACTGCATGACGGTGCGAATGATACCGCGATTCCGGGGGATGTTCATCAAGGCGAATTTATTTGGCAAGGATCTGTGCAAAAAGGACCAACCACAAGT ACCCGAATCCTATGGTGTTGTCATTGGCTGCGTTTTCCTGGTGTCTATGTTCATATTCATACCCGTACCCTTTGCCTTTGATGAAGCAGCTGCCACAGATGCGGTGACTGGAGGCAAACCTGACACATTTCCACATgataaa TTCGTGGAATTGATTGCTGCCTTATTATCCATTTGCTGTATGATCTTTCTGGGTTTTGCCGATGATGTCCTGGATTTGCGTTGGCGTGACAAGCTTCTACTGCCCACCATTGCTACGCTGCCGCTGCTTATGGTTTACTATGTCAACTATAATTCGACCACCGTGATAATGCCGAATTTCGCACGTTTCCTACTGGGAACTTCGGTTAATATAG GTCCACTTTATTATGTCTTTATGGGCATGTTGGCGGTATTCTGCACCAATGCCATTAACATTTTGGCTGGCATCAATGGCCTGGAGGTGGGACAATCATTGGTTATAGCTGGATCGGTTTTGGtattcaatttaattgaattatcATTGGGACATCAAGTGGAATCGCATGcgttttctatttattttatgttgcCATTTTTTGCCACCTCATTGGCCCTATGGAAGTTTAATAG ATATCCATCACAGGTATTTGTGGGCGATACATTTTGCTATTTCGCTGGCATGACATTTGCTGTGGTCGGCATTCTGGGACACTTTAGCAAGACACTGCTCCTGTTTTTTTTGCcccaaatattaaattttttgtattcGACACCGCAACTATTCCACTTTGTGCCATGTCCTCGTCATCGTTTGCCTAAATATGATAGTAAATCAGATTTATTACATATTAGCACAACAGAATTCAAATTGGAAGAACTGAATCCATTGGGTCGCCTCATGGTCACCATATTGAGGAAACTAAAATTGATAAGCTGGCAAGAGGTGAGCACTGATGGTCTAGTGCGAACGAATAACTTCACTCTGATTAATTTTGTGATGGTCCTCTTTGGGCCAACACATGAGCGAGTGGTTACACAAATATTGATGGGATTCCAGGTGTTGTGTACCTTAATGGCTCTAATCATACGCTATCCATTGGCCAATTATTTCTACACGGAAACGTCTAGGTAA
- the LOC6641793 gene encoding beta-1,4-mannosyl-glycoprotein 4-beta-N-acetylglucosaminyltransferase has product MVKSFTGTAIVSAGNGRLGITKKLVLWSVLILQIGFIGCIWLLQMSYNGQEQQQQMQQSISGSWDLDAKDWRGRRVNFVKNHKRKGGGEEARFSGGGVHCPRHPHENVNRYDLDFYQMKVERLNNTNLMEAAAYEEDLEPSLWCYRQGTLNESHVNEVDYLMAPLQCKCASGWHGRDCGQPEIIWRALMTLSRVSKRAGIAASPLQLREASGSNLHRLYYMLELGPWELLNLDLLELQLIALIEVVDYFLIYYVNHNGSKQQEQHQHTVEAMLGRNNASYLLYQCPTRQNCSSSVVYGQFRRQLWSLCGVQMQVKDLLLHGDSETVYAPASLKFLKYYAKDVLPLQFRLKFNVYGFYWQHPQRTLLHGVISSLNHLHNGVAQIDSYSHTLGDLNHFGGWHCQLCLSPEQIVRLLQSSYHNLNVKLPNTSRNAHIDSFYIQRLISNGLYIDGTTQLQRLRQQSEKYYAPEMALRLSSQFGQLLVNLYDISEEEDDVDNEME; this is encoded by the coding sequence ATGGTGAAAAGTTTCACAGGAACTGCAATCGTCAGTGCCGGCAATGGACGATTGGGTATAACCAAAAAATTGGTGCTCTGGTCAGTTCTAATACTACAAATTGGCTTCATTGGTTGCATATGGCTGCTTCAAATGAGCTACAACGGCCaggaacaacagcaacagatgCAGCAGAGTATATCGGGATCATGGGATCTCGATGCCAAGGATTGGAGGGGAAGGCGAGTAAACTTTGTAAAGAATCACAAACGaaaaggaggaggagaagaagCTCGATTCAGTGGCGGGGGTGTTCATTGCCCGCGTCATCCGCACGAGAATGTCAATCGTTATGATCTGGACTTTTATCAAATGAAAGTGGAAAGATTAAACAATACGAATTTAATGGAAGCAGCCGCCTATGAGGAGGATTTGGAGCCATCTTTATGGTGCTATCGACAGGGCACATTGAACGAGAGTCATGTCAATGAAGTGGACTATCTAATGGCGCCATTGCAATGTAAATGTGCCAGTGGCTGGCATGGAAGGGATTGTGGTCAGCCGGAGATCATTTGGCGTGCTCTGATGACCCTCAGCCGGGTCAGCAAGCGGGCAGGCATTGCGGCATCTCCACTCCAGCTAAGAGAAGCGAGTGGAAGTAATCTGCATCGTCTGTACTATATGCTGGAATTGGGACCATGGGAATTATTAAACTTGGATCTATTAGAACTGCAATTGATAGCTTTAATTGAGGTGGTGGATTACTTTCTCATCTACTATGTGAATCACAATGGCAGCAAGCAGCAGGAACAGCATCAACACACTGTGGAGGCCATGCTGGGGCGAAACAATGCCAGCTATTTGCTCTATCAGTGTCCGACGCGTCAAAATTGTAGTAGTTCTGTGGTCTACGGACAATTTCGTCGTCAACTTTGGTCGCTATGTGGTGTACAAATGCAGGTCAAGGACCTGCTCCTCCATGGTGACAGTGAAACAGTCTATGCGCCGGCCTCCTTGAAATTTCTCAAATACTATGCCAAAGATGTTCTACCTCTACAATTTCGTTTGAAGTTCAATGTCTATGGATTCTATTGGCAACATCCACAAAGAACTTTACTACATGGAGTAATCAGTTCATTGAACCATCTGCATAATGGTGTCGCTCAAATCGATAGCTATAGCCATACCTTGGGTGATCTCAATCACTTTGGCGGCTGGCATTGCCAACTGTGTTTGTCGCCAGAGCAAATTGTACGCCTGCTGCAAAGTTCCTATCACAATTTGAATGTTAAATTGCCCAATACGAGCAGAAATGCCCATATAGATTCATTTTATATACAACGATTGATATCGAATGGTTTATATATAGACGGTACCACCCAATTGCAACGTTTGCGTCAACAAAGTGAGAAATATTATGCCCCCGAAATGGCTTTACGCTTAAGCAGTCAATTTGGGCAACTTCTAGTCAATCTTTATGATATATCAGAGGAAGAGGACGATGTCGACAACGAGATGGAATGA
- the LOC6641790 gene encoding serine/threonine-protein kinase DDB_G0283821 isoform X5, which produces MDSFDISSDSEEGLLEEIVVGGGGSCQHQQHRQSLLRLQHWHSSANESPIHYCDHAALYSDDNSIQEPPIIRCSTSSQSNLDVMLAEGGLDEGEEEEDEGELGIGVEARELGVEADDDEVASGSAQAQRLYAPSSNPASASVSGASFNHQLTADMCNYKNSKSRRLEYSLKCLKYGRSNPSQDSAFGSLTDNDLSIGSSSIRLSSFQSISSPIDEGVEDIIIATTTGGNETCLELATIPRSMVSQDSAISSPCRESSPSNFLHIDDAMSGSGSTSSGSVGCGSLGNMRPQQFPVSLSPKILVTATSNSSSSSLASTGNQGQREQQHSQNPTQQQQFDPPKILVNDQNSIYTTSPSKRSGMIEVFSQKYRVSSFEDMSPKRNSDKQHLKHVNRMAFRSLEEERRIDNAFMPMADRTHSDNRVNMQSEKYKKLTHASFRISKTSSQDSPTSATATCSMEMQRTGRQTLWRDSKFYRKNRIAKSNDSLMENNSPHSPRLSPSSLRDNQYECRSSSSTQVNVRRSLSGSQQMLSVTTSFCGNGSGNATTSGRRYCSSKSEDLGESSDYLRVMDARKSYSERHLVRLKQTAINNTHSEDEMSFNDDNNASSSASVSSSSHAHSHGHIQGHQGQQGHCHNRANHHHHQQQHQHHHHHQQQQVTHQAPGGRWSSCSITNQLKTTNIKTTSLATLTLACCQTNLVAKAPSAPLSTTATTSTNNNSGNSNSSSNNSSYRTPSKSMDQALNVSSSTSNSSSTSNNSSVDESPSKLTPSGAELSRIFVMDMDDATGSNCSEEKTPLLDSVEMSPISPTEPNQPDLEKL; this is translated from the exons ATGGACTCATTTGACATATCAAGCGACTCGGAGGAGGGTCTGCTCGAGGAGATTGTCGTGGGTGGAGGCGGCAGTTGccagcatcagcagcatcgACAGAGCCTGCTCCGATTGCAGCACTGGCATTCATCGGCCAACGAGTCACCCATACACTATTGTGACCATGCAGCCCTATACTCCGATGACAATAGCATTCAGGAGCCGCCCATTATACGTTGCAGCACCAGCAGTCAAAGTAACCTAGATGTAATGCTGGCCGAAGGGGGACTGGACGAGggagaggaggaggaggatgaaGGAGAGCTGGGCATTGGGGTGGAGGCTAGAGAGTTGGGTGTCGAggcagatgatgatgaagtgGCCAGTGGCTCAGCCCAGGCTCAGCGTCTATATGCTCCGTCATCGAACCCAGCATCTGCCTCTGTTAGTGGAGCCTCGTTCAATCATCAGCTCACTGCAGATATGTGCAATTATAAGAACTCCAAGAGTCGTCGTCTGGAATACTCGCTCAAGTGTCTCAAATATGGTCGTAGTAATCCGTCACAGGATTCAGCATTTGGTTCGCTCACTGATAACGATTTGTCGATTGGGTCATCAAGCATACGTCTAAGCAGTTTCCAATCCATCTCGTCACCGATTGATGAAGGAGTTGAGGATATTATTATTGCCACAACAACGGGAGGCAATGAAACTTGCCTTGAATTGGCAACCATACCCCGTAGTATGGTCTCACAGGATTCGGCCATTTCTTCGCCATGTCGTGAGAGTTCTCCAAGCAATTTTCTGCACATTGATGATGCCATGTCCGGTTCGGGTTCCACCTCTTCCGGTTCTGTCGGCTGTGGCTCATTGGGCAACATGCGACCCCAACAGTTTCCTGTATCCCTTTCACCAAAAATTCTAGTCACAGCCACTAGTAATTCGAGCAGTTCTTCCCTGGCATCGACAGGGAATCAGGGTCAACGGGAGCAACAGCACTCACAGAATCCCACCCAACAGCAACAGTTTGATCCGCCCAAGATACTGGTCAATGATCAGAATTCCATATATACCACATCGCCATCAAAGAGATCTGGCATGATTGAGGTCTTTTCCCAAAAGTATAGG GTCAGCTCCTTTGAGGACATGTCGCCCAAGCGTAATTCGGATAAGCAGCACTTGAAGCATGTGAATCGTATGGCCTTCCGCTCTCTGGAGGAAGAGCGACGCATCGATAATGCTTTCATGCCGATGGCCGATCGAACACATTCTGATAATCGCGTCAATATGCAGAGCGAAAAGTATAAGAAGTTGACTCATGCCTCGTTTCGGATCAGCAAGACATCGAGTCAGGATTCGCCCACTAGTGCCACTGCCACATGCAGCATGGAAATGCAACGCACTGGACGCCAGACTTTGTGGCGAGATAGTAAATTTTATCGCAAGAATCGCATAGCCAAAAGTAATGATTCGCTAATGGAGAACAACTCGCCCCATTCACCACGACTCTCGCCGAGTTCGCTGCGAGACAATCAATACGAgtgccgcagcagcagcagcactcAGGTCAATGTACGACGCTCATTGAGTGGCAGCCAACAAATGCTGAGTGTGACGACAAGTTTTTGTGGCAATGGCAGTGGCAATGCGACCACCTCGGGCAGACGCTACTGCAGCTCTAAGAGCGAAGATTTGGGTGAATCATCTGATTATTTAAGGGTAATGGATGCCCGCAAATCGTATTCAGAGCGACATTTGGTGCGACTCAAGCAAACGGCCATCAATAATACGCACAGTGAGGATGAGATGAGCTTCAACGATGACAATAATGCATCATCATCGGCATCAGTATCAAGTTCATCGCATGCCCATAGCCATGGTCATATACAGGGCCATCAGGGACAGCAAGGACATTGTCATAACCGGGCGaatcaccaccaccaccagcaacaacatcaacatcatcatcatcatcaacaacaacaggtgACACATCAGGCGCCTGGTGGTCGCTGGAGCAGTTGTTCCATTACCAATCAACTAAAGACGACCAATATTAAGACCACTTCGTTGGCCACTCTTACCCTGGCCTGCTGCCAAACGAATTTAGTAGCCAAAGCTCCCTCCGCTCCATTATCAACAACCGCAACAaccagcaccaacaacaacagtggcaacagcaacagcagcagcaataacaGCAGTTACCGCACGCCCTCCAAATCCATGGATCAGGCACTCAAtgtcagcagcagcaccagcaatagcagcagcaccagcaacaacagctCCGTGGATGAATCACCCTCCAAGCTGACTCCTAGTGGCGCTGAACTCTCTCGCATCTTTGTCATGGACATGGATGATGCCACTGGCAGCAATTGCAGCGAAGAGAAGACACCGCTTTTGGATAGCGTTGAGATGTCACCGATAAGTCCAACTGAACCCAATCAGCCAGATCTGGAGAAGCTTTAA